GTTGTCACATGGATCTGCTTGACTAATTTCTAGAGGCATGGTTGTGAAAACACAATAATTGATAGCAGCATTCACAAATGGCAGAGAAACTAAATCCAATTAAAGGACCTAAAGAGTACGAAAACAGTAAATTGTTTCTGAATAATAATTTTTGTAACAGGAAGCAGTCTTCCTGGGTAGGAAGGACAGGCTGTGTCATATTGATAAAGTATGCATCACCCTTCTGGCATACTAATGCCTTTACCCAGAGGAATGTAGTATTTTTGGTGCTTGTCTGTTGGTATATTTGTGGCATACACAGTGCAATATTGTCATACATCCTTGGTGCTACTACAGTACTAGGGACCACCTcttcataaggaccacctgggcaATGTGACCAGTTTTTGATGTCCTGACAATTtatcccattgacacaagcactaAAAAtcttgtccacatagaccagatttgatCAGTccactgagtggtcttcttgaacACTTTTGACAGTCTTTTAGTCTGAAAGACCGGAAGAGTTGCAATGCGGTATGAgggcgaagtctgccatctctgcttGCCTTGTTGTGTTAACAGTGCTGACCGATATTTGTGATGTTCCAGAGTCGGAGGGTGAGATCGAGGCAGAGCCTGAGCCCACCAAGCCTCCTGCGCCCGAGCAGTCGCCCCTGGAACCCGCCGTGTTCGAACCACAGCAGACCGTAAGGTATGTTACTAAGGGAAGGAGAATACTTTCCACACGTATGAAatacagaatactgtaaatgcagaaatgtttgttttcgtTTTATGTTAGCGGTTTTCGTGGCAAGCTCTTCGccgggaacttaaaaccaccatggaCTTTTTGCGCTACTATGCTCTCGTCTACTATTGTTTaaaacatgaacttaaaaccaccgcgaatactccattttcttcccacCGCGAAACTAGAACCATGCAAACTCAAATGTGTTTACAGTACTTCCCACAAGTATGAAGTGTACAGAGAATGTGAAGAGCAAATAGGTAGTTGAAAGACTTGAAAATACAACAGAAATGTTTACAGGAAGAAACTACTCTCATAtcagggttctccccagaaatttAGAGTATACCGGAGGAGGGTGCGAAGCACCCGAGGCGACGCGCCTCGGCGCGGCGCTGGGGGGGTGGCTCGGAGGGGGGGGTGCCCCCCCTCCGGAGGAGGAAGCTTTAGCATTTAGGCTGTTTCAAGTACAATTGGAGGCCATTTCCTAAacttcaggttttctttttacctACAATCAGAAACAAAAGAGGCAGGAAAAATCTTCCGAAGAAGCCAACACTATTTTGAAAACACATACACTTTTATTACATATCTTTCTGACATCATCTTGCTGGCTTTTGCTTAATCTTCATCATCTGCTCTTGGGAAAGAAGATGCAATCAGGTAGGCAAAGGACACTACATTCATCCCTGTCACATATatagaaaaatgcaaataaccTCATGCTAAGGATATAAACTGACAAAATttctgaatttgaaaaaaaaaatgggcatAGGTTCCGCGCTATGACCCcttaccgggggccaacggtgccttcaaattcaacaagagaAATAGTGTACACAACtccaagtcatgtattttctacttggaacttgaggcaAATCACAATGGAAAACATTCAGTTACATTGGGCCAAACCTTCTCATTACAATGATGTATTAATAaataactttaatttttttcaagttgatagaataacacatcaaaaactataaaaaagaagacaacagaaACCTGTGCATTTTCTAATATagaatgttatgatttttttaagcATTTCACTCATCAAAATCCCAACATACACTGAAAAGTTTCCTGCAAAACCTCTAGGTCCAAGGCCCCTTTCAGTCTGAGAAAATGGAACGTTCCACTATAGCATATAATTGACATTCCAAGCCGTAgattcaaagaaaatattgacctCAAAAAACAcatctgaataaaagaaaataaacatgatcCTTTGAACTTTCAAATAAATATTAAATCCTTCTATAATGtagttttctaaaagattgatattttttttcatgctcATAACATCAAATTTTAAAGCCCGTAATCTGCAGTGAAATGTGAGGCTATTTTCTGTCTAGGCAcataaacagaaaaacaaaatggcggctcgGATGAGAGCCTCGTGCATTGTAGCAGCGATCCTGAAGAATAGCAGCTATTCGCCGGGTTTGGGACTTAATAACCAACACCAAAAGCGAAATAACACCATGTACTGTATTTTTATGGTTAATATTGCTAAAATGAAGCCGCCATTTTTCGACTGGATCGCCGATTTAGTTAGAATAAAAAGGCAGAAATTATATTTCGTCAGCCATGTGCTCTGAGAGTAGAGTGCTGTCAACAAACAATGTTCTGCCTTTTTTAATCGGTTTTGGTACAAAATAATACCGAATGTGAAACAAACCCCACACgatattttcaaatgtagttGTGCTGCAATGAACCAGGCATTTTTCTGCTGCTTACCGATTTTTGAGGAATGTTGCAGAGACCATGACGCACTGGCGGTAAGctgataatttttttcacaaacgtGTAGCTCCAAATAAACTTATTTCTGACCCGTTGGCTGTGATTCTTGAAGTAAATACAGACAATTAGCATTGTTTGCATGAAAATAGGATTTAGGGGAGTCGGATGCTGAACCAATAATGAGATTCTTTTGTCACCGGCGTTGTAGCGAAAATGGCCCATTGTTTTTTCGAGTATCCGAtccattcacaagtttttacagacaatgcGGACGGAAAAAGTGACGCCACTCGGCCCAGAATTCTGCGTATTTTCGTGAATTTTTActaaattatccaggaaaataggaAAGAAACACCTAGATTTCAAAATGAGTATACCGGCGCCGAGCCAGGAGTATCCCGGCGCGACGCCGTTGTTCCGTTGTCTGGGGAGAACCCTGCATATTGACATCCCAGaacacacacattacagaacGAGTGGGATATTTTCATCTTCCAATGATCAAGAATGGGAAATCAAACCAAAACAAGTTGACAGAGATATTGTTCACTGTTTGTTAGTCTTTTTCCTGTTATTTCGgaccaggggtttttctagaaaaattcaAGAAGAGgtagcacacacaggcaaggaagcgaattctatgtatttttgGAAAAATCGATCACTGAGGGAAGGCTGTgtgctggggattaagctaaaatctgactTTGACatgggggcgctgggctgaaacaagaggtcGCAGTgcccctctttcccgatttagatgaacctGACTtccaattagcctttgggctggaatttgcaatgaaaatttatttcttAACATCATGATTAACATGATGATGTTGTGACTGTTGGTTGATGTTCTCACCCTTGGTTATCTGCAGTAATGGTGACATCCATCTGGAGGAGAGTCCCCCGGAGGTGGTTCCTCCCCAGCCACCAGTGGAGGAGCCTGCGCCCCCTCCGGAGCAGGAGGAGACCCCGGAACCCGAGCCCTACGAGCCGCAGCCGGAAACTGCTCCGGAGGTGAAGGAACCGGAACCACCCAAGGAGCAGCAGCCTGGTATGTCATGTTCACCTGCCGGGATGTtctgtactctcatctcccaagtAAACGTACCTGTTTAGCATCTTCTTTGCCttggacagaagtagcatggacgcAGTTTACctgtcaatttggtaattttccggggggtatgtttattccgggggggggggggtacgtttattagatttttaagatttgtccgggggggggggggtatgtttattccggggggtatgttaaTTTTGATTAATTTGTTTTCTCGGGGACATTTTCAGGACAGAAGGGCAAAGGGGTCTTAAATGtgttttgaaacaattctggaGTGCAGTAGCAGTGCATTGAAAGACATTCGCGATGAATTAAAACTGAGCCAAAACTGAGCCTCAACTCAATAAGTATGCGTATTACATTTTCAACTGTCCTTCCGCAGATTTCCAAGAACCAGTCCCCTAGGTTCTGTAGCCTTACGGACGTTGTATTTATCCAACCCTCATGAACTACAGATAGAAACATTGTCTCACCCttcactgttgtttgttttcagagCCTAAAAAGTTCTCGTGGGCCGCGCTGGCAAGTAAAAACACCACGGCGTCTCCCCAGGCTACAACAACGGGACTGCCCCCGACAGTCATCAAGTCACAACAGGTGAGTCAACCAGGGCTGGGGGTTCAATTTTGAGATCTCTTCCTTCAGAGATCCACTGTATCCAATGACAATACCTTTACTACAGAATGTATAGATTACGTTTCTGATTTTCAAgtttacgatgtttgttcgtttgtttaagATCTTAGCAGTGATATTACTCAgcaggggtttttctaaaaaaattgaacaagagggagcacacacaggcgagggagcgaattcgatgtatttatggaagagtggattgctgagtgaaggctgtatgctggatattaagctaaaatctgaattcgacaagggggcgctgggctgaaacaagagggcgcagcgcccctctttccttaTTTAGATGAACCCCCAGATATTGGTATTATTTTATTAAGTGTACTGCTGTAAATGATAAATGTGAAtttgctgtctttcatcagtgggACGTCAggctgacaaaagacagtggatactgtccaAAACATGACCACTTTTaaaacctatccagttgcttgagtgatgTTGGTATTGAGTACATCATTACGTGGATAcctgaccttcatcaacattcatTGTCAGGTTGCACCCAAGCCTGCGGAACCACGGGATGCTGGTGCCCCCCAGCCTCAGCGAGCTCCGCGGCCGCAGCGGGAGGGACAGGACTTCCGACGTCCTCGCCCAGGCGGCCCCGGTCGGCGCGAGATGGGTGAGGGCGAGGAGGGAAGACCGGAAACGAGAGTGCAGCGCCCATCGCGCTACCCGGATAGTCATCAACTGTTTATCGGAAACCTACCGCATGATATCAACGAGGACGAACTTAAGGATCACTTTGCACGTAAGTCCTCATCTAAAGGCAAATGACCTGAAAACCACAAAGCTGTTTGTTTTGTGCTCCAACCTTTTGCATTGAAGATTCATACATTTTCGTCATCGCACTTTAACTTTGTTATGTAGTCCCTGTTCCCAATGAATAGAAGAAGAGCATAGATATTAGACTTAGTGAATAGAACTGTTTAGTAAATTGCCATCCATTGTATCTGTTAAAATTGTTATGCAACAAAATTTTGTATTGCTACAATATATTCATTTCATCCCCGAAGGAAGTGCTCAATTTAGATGTAAATGTCTTGCTGGGGTCTCCTGCGTACAGTGCCAACCTGTATGTCAGTTGGAGtcattatgattatgaatatatgaatatttttttcctttgtgCAGACTATGGAAACGTGATGGAGCTGCGTATCAACACTAAGTCAGGAGGAGGCAGGGTGCCGGTAAGACTCTGAGCTTGTGTCTCTAGAGTTTCCAAATCATAGCTGATACTAATTGTCTTGGTCTCTCTCTAATTCTGGaactcaaaattgaaaaagaaccATTGCTCAGCCAATTTCCACAGGTTGGAGACCGTTAAGCGtccaaaattagattttgtgACCAATGGGTTTTAGAAATTGAATATGATGCtatgtatgatttgaaagacatcTAAACACAAAACTTACTTTTTGGTTGTTTCTCATCTGTCAAGTGTTTTCAGGGTATGTCCCTTCTTGAATGATAAGACTCGGGGTTATGTATTTGTCTTCAACAACGTTATTTGTGGTTGTTTCAGAACTTTGGATTTGTCGTGTTTGATGACCCGGAGCCAGTTCAAAAGATCTTGGATTCGAAGGTGAGTCTGTGCTGTGCTTTGCAATAGCAAGATGTCTTCAGCAGTAACTGAGAGTTGTCTATGTCTGTGTTAGAAATAAAGTCACCAAAATCGTCTTGCTTTATTAGATGACATGTCAAACTTGACTGGACATCTGACAACAGGTTGAAATGCTTGTTTTCCCCCACCTGGCccttatgatgtagaaaacaaCATTAAAATGATCAGTGCTTGTTATTTAATGAATATGGATGTTGTAAGAGACTAAGAATCCCTCTGTTGATTTTCCAGCCCATCATGTTCCGTGGAGAACACCGTCTGAACGTGGAGGAGAAAAAAGCTCGCGGAGAAGGCCGGGGACGAGGCGACAATCGCGGACCCCCTCGCGGAGACCGTGGACCCCCTCGTGGCCCTGGAGCACCTGCCGGGCGTGGTGGCGGCCCTTCTGGTGGCGGACGCggtccccctccccccaaggGTGGCGGTGCCGGTGGCGGGCCCCCTCGTGACCGCTACCCTCCACGCCgctgatataaaaaaaatacacaaaacttaCTCTTAACCGCACGGACTTGCGAGTTGacgatatagaaaaaaaaaattgacctggACTGAAACCAACAACAGCCTTGTTTGTTTCTGCCTGGTGCTTTCCTGGAAATATGCAATTCTGGATTTGTCAAGCCCCAACAAACGCTGCCTGTGTGAAATGCGTATCTTCTGTACCAGGTTTTTCTTCACCCACGTACACGTAGAAC
The nucleotide sequence above comes from Branchiostoma lanceolatum isolate klBraLanc5 chromosome 14, klBraLanc5.hap2, whole genome shotgun sequence. Encoded proteins:
- the LOC136448532 gene encoding ras GTPase-activating protein-binding protein 1-like yields the protein MVMVMTTDSPQSTVTRDVRELHVSSQCVGREFVRQYYTLLNQAPEHLHRFYSHNSSFLHASCDSGEHVEDPVIGQQDIHKKIMSLNFRDCHAKIRQVDSHPTLGNGVVVQVTGELSNNGEPMRRFMQTFVLAPQSPKKYYVHNDIFRYQDEVFEDSDYEAQERAGESEGEIEAEPEPTKPPAPEQSPLEPAVFEPQQTVSNGDIHLEESPPEVVPPQPPVEEPAPPPEQEETPEPEPYEPQPETAPEVKEPEPPKEQQPEPKKFSWAALASKNTTASPQATTTGLPPTVIKSQQVAPKPAEPRDAGAPQPQRAPRPQREGQDFRRPRPGGPGRREMGEGEEGRPETRVQRPSRYPDSHQLFIGNLPHDINEDELKDHFAHYGNVMELRINTKSGGGRVPNFGFVVFDDPEPVQKILDSKPIMFRGEHRLNVEEKKARGEGRGRGDNRGPPRGDRGPPRGPGAPAGRGGGPSGGGRGPPPPKGGGAGGGPPRDRYPPRR